A genome region from Geoalkalibacter ferrihydriticus DSM 17813 includes the following:
- a CDS encoding sodium:solute symporter family transporter yields MIFEGFKWSPALILLLTLGAFLVAGLFSRIRGGSEYYPVAGGTTGVVGAGASIASNWMSAASLLGIAGIFYLQGYFALAYVIGWTGGYVLLLILLAGQLRRFGKFTAPEFVEERYASPAARLLSAIIAIIISLIYCVAQYKGIGLIFSWIFGFDYTQSLLLGAAVVMTYIVLAGALGANRNQKFHYTVLILFFIVPLMVIANKMNFFWVVPQFGYGPALHELSGHTRGAFTQPFAHAGVLQWCALAFTLMVGTAGLPHVLSRFYTAPNLRDARWSVLWGIFFIGLLYWSAPAYAIFARIWQARRGIVPDAETARQTADIVVILAGEWIGLPLWLTGIIATAAIAAAFSTVTGLLITGAGAFSYDIYFRLLNPNASQSQCVRVAKGATLVMALVVVLLAVNPPGLIAEITAVAFALAGNTLFPVFVLGIWWDRTNKYGAIAGMLTGIIVTFSAFFLPQMVPALQGILHPTSSALLGVPLVFGVMIGVSLVTPPPPENIRRFLAEKVHAP; encoded by the coding sequence ATGATTTTTGAGGGGTTCAAATGGAGCCCGGCCCTGATTCTGCTTCTCACTCTGGGGGCGTTTCTCGTCGCCGGCCTGTTCAGCCGGATTCGCGGCGGCAGTGAATACTATCCGGTTGCCGGCGGCACCACGGGGGTCGTTGGGGCCGGCGCGTCCATCGCCTCGAACTGGATGAGCGCCGCGTCGCTGCTTGGCATCGCCGGCATTTTTTATCTACAGGGCTATTTCGCCCTGGCTTACGTCATCGGCTGGACCGGCGGCTATGTCCTGCTGCTCATCCTGCTTGCCGGGCAATTGCGGCGCTTCGGCAAATTCACCGCACCCGAATTCGTCGAAGAGCGCTACGCTTCACCCGCGGCGCGCCTGCTCTCGGCCATCATCGCCATCATTATTTCCCTGATCTACTGCGTCGCCCAATACAAAGGCATCGGCCTGATTTTCTCCTGGATCTTCGGTTTCGACTACACCCAGTCCCTGCTGTTGGGCGCGGCGGTTGTCATGACCTACATTGTTCTTGCCGGCGCCCTCGGCGCCAATCGCAACCAAAAATTTCACTATACGGTGCTGATTCTGTTTTTCATCGTTCCGCTGATGGTCATCGCCAACAAAATGAACTTTTTCTGGGTCGTGCCTCAGTTCGGCTACGGCCCCGCCCTGCACGAACTCAGCGGGCACACCCGTGGTGCCTTCACCCAGCCTTTTGCCCATGCGGGAGTGCTGCAATGGTGCGCCCTGGCCTTCACTCTGATGGTCGGCACCGCCGGCCTGCCCCATGTGCTGTCGCGCTTCTATACCGCGCCCAACCTGCGCGATGCCCGCTGGAGCGTCCTCTGGGGCATTTTTTTCATCGGCCTGCTGTACTGGAGCGCACCGGCCTACGCCATCTTCGCCCGCATCTGGCAGGCGCGGCGCGGTATCGTGCCCGATGCCGAAACCGCCCGGCAGACCGCGGACATCGTCGTCATCCTGGCGGGCGAGTGGATCGGATTGCCACTGTGGCTCACCGGCATCATCGCCACCGCCGCCATCGCCGCCGCCTTTTCCACCGTGACCGGCCTGCTCATCACCGGTGCCGGTGCCTTCTCCTACGACATCTATTTCCGCCTGCTCAATCCCAACGCCAGCCAGAGCCAGTGCGTGCGGGTCGCCAAGGGCGCAACCCTGGTTATGGCCCTGGTGGTGGTCCTGCTGGCGGTCAATCCGCCGGGGCTGATCGCCGAGATCACCGCCGTGGCCTTCGCTCTGGCCGGCAACACCCTGTTCCCAGTGTTCGTACTCGGTATCTGGTGGGATCGCACCAACAAGTACGGCGCCATCGCCGGCATGCTTACCGGCATAATCGTGACCTTTTCGGCCTTCTTCCTGCCGCAGATGGTGCCCGCCCTGCAAGGGATACTGCACCCGACATCCTCAGCGCTCCTTGGCGTTCCATTGGTTTTCGGCGTAATGATCGGCGTTTCCCTGGTTACCCCGCCGCCGCCGGAAAACATCCGGCGTTTCCTCGCGGAAAAAGTGCATGCCCCCTGA
- a CDS encoding sugar phosphate isomerase/epimerase family protein yields the protein MKLILSAGSLHTLPLEKVFELARDTGFDGVEVIINYDFQYQDNLAYVRDLQQILPIASLHAPFFEIDGWGNKMNQLTRTANLALEAGIPLINFHPPSWMAFEWRFWRWLKKIRDFQEQIGHNQVIITMENMPCTGAFKSNPYYLGQTRKMIDFLKHHNLFLTFDTAHMGTSKANFLSDFHLFYDSGMMRNIHFSDYGYGREHLLPGHGILPLTRFLNHLRETQYNEALVLELTPREFPEEEEMIRESLAEIFSYLCQETRHRVPLRDQDRAAAEGEDELVSEENLGGEPLGV from the coding sequence ATGAAGCTGATCCTCTCAGCAGGCAGCCTTCATACCCTGCCCCTGGAAAAAGTCTTTGAACTGGCCAGGGACACAGGTTTCGACGGCGTGGAAGTCATCATCAACTATGACTTCCAGTACCAGGACAATCTCGCCTACGTTCGCGACCTGCAACAGATTCTGCCTATCGCCTCACTGCATGCGCCTTTTTTTGAGATCGACGGCTGGGGGAACAAGATGAATCAGCTCACCCGCACCGCCAATCTCGCCCTGGAGGCCGGCATTCCCTTGATCAACTTCCACCCGCCCTCGTGGATGGCGTTTGAGTGGCGGTTCTGGCGCTGGCTGAAAAAGATCCGTGATTTTCAAGAGCAAATCGGACACAACCAGGTGATCATCACGATGGAGAACATGCCCTGCACCGGCGCCTTCAAAAGCAATCCCTACTATCTCGGCCAGACCCGAAAAATGATTGACTTTCTCAAACACCACAACCTGTTTCTGACTTTCGACACCGCCCACATGGGCACGTCAAAAGCCAACTTTCTAAGTGATTTTCATCTTTTCTACGATTCGGGCATGATGCGCAACATTCATTTCTCCGACTACGGCTATGGAAGGGAACACTTGCTGCCCGGCCATGGCATTCTGCCCCTGACCCGTTTTCTTAACCATCTGCGCGAAACCCAATACAATGAAGCGCTGGTACTCGAACTTACGCCACGAGAATTTCCGGAAGAAGAGGAGATGATTCGCGAGAGTCTGGCGGAAATTTTTTCCTACCTGTGCCAGGAAACCCGCCACCGGGTGCCGTTGCGCGATCAAGATCGCGCGGCTGCGGAGGGAGAGGATGAATTGGTTTCCGAAGAGAACCTCGGCGGGGAGCCGTTGGGGGTTTAG
- a CDS encoding DUF4212 domain-containing protein has product MTSRAPQSKPPSDDYRVNFFRPRPGYMRQKVTYIWVLLTSWTVFTFGFQLLLAWTSRTPEGEGLFTDLSIFGFPFHFWYSGHFLIVWFIVLCFLFNTFVDRLTQTYRPRK; this is encoded by the coding sequence ATGACCAGCCGCGCACCGCAGTCAAAACCGCCCAGCGATGATTACCGTGTCAATTTCTTTCGTCCCCGCCCCGGCTACATGCGCCAGAAGGTGACCTACATCTGGGTGCTGCTCACCAGTTGGACAGTCTTTACCTTCGGCTTTCAACTGCTGCTGGCCTGGACCAGCCGCACGCCCGAGGGCGAGGGCCTTTTCACCGATCTCAGCATCTTCGGATTTCCCTTCCATTTCTGGTACAGCGGACATTTTCTGATCGTCTGGTTCATCGTCTTGTGCTTCCTCTTCAATACCTTCGTCGATCGCCTGACCCAAACCTATCGCCCGCGCAAGTAG
- a CDS encoding universal stress protein has protein sequence MLNLSKKILVAIDGSPQSDKAAEEAVRLAVASGTRFRSKIYAIIVLPGTRAPSFTDFMPSPPPTERPGWEEQRKRIFYVVEKVAAETGVALENVVVYGDAAEEILAFAEQEEISVIVIGSSGAGRVKRALLGSVSTKVALHARCSVYIVR, from the coding sequence ATGCTTAATCTCAGCAAGAAGATACTGGTGGCCATCGATGGCTCACCCCAGTCGGACAAGGCGGCCGAGGAGGCCGTGCGCCTGGCTGTCGCTTCTGGAACACGTTTCAGAAGCAAAATCTACGCCATTATTGTCCTTCCCGGGACGCGCGCGCCATCCTTCACCGATTTCATGCCCTCGCCTCCGCCCACGGAGCGCCCCGGCTGGGAGGAGCAGCGCAAGCGCATTTTCTATGTGGTGGAAAAAGTCGCCGCCGAAACCGGAGTGGCCCTTGAAAACGTCGTGGTTTACGGTGATGCGGCGGAAGAAATACTCGCTTTCGCCGAGCAGGAAGAAATTTCGGTCATCGTCATCGGCTCCTCGGGGGCCGGGCGCGTCAAGCGCGCTCTGCTCGGCAGCGTTTCCACCAAGGTCGCCCTGCACGCCCGCTGTTCGGTGTATATCGTCCGCTAG
- the truD gene encoding tRNA pseudouridine(13) synthase TruD: MTPYLSAHFPGTGGHIKQTPEDFEVEELPLYRPCGEGEHLYLFVEKRGLTTLDLLRHLARAFGLRERDLGYAGLKDARALTRQWISLPGVRREQLGELDLPGVRILEADYHRNKLRLGHLAGNQFRIRIRGANTNTLETTRDVLHVLAQVGVPNIFGSQRYGVLNNSHLIGRALVAGDFNEAARQILGDPAAIQDPRWRQAAQSFRDGDLRAAQAALPRHMADERRLVNSLMSDKDVRRAVLAFPRRKLRLYLSACQSWLFDRLVAMRLSSLDVLWPGDLAYIHGKGACFQVDDPNIEQPRADKFEISPSGPLFGTKVRLATAQAGLLEESLLAEAGLNLESFRLPAGLTMEGERRPLRVPLHQPAAHPLDADLEVTFSLPRGSYATSVIREIIKDGGCVAEEPGPGGAQNG; this comes from the coding sequence GTGACACCCTATCTATCCGCGCATTTTCCCGGAACCGGCGGGCACATCAAACAGACCCCTGAAGATTTCGAGGTCGAGGAACTTCCCCTGTATCGGCCCTGCGGCGAGGGGGAACATCTGTACCTGTTTGTCGAAAAAAGGGGACTCACCACCCTGGACCTGCTGCGTCACCTGGCCCGCGCTTTCGGGCTGCGCGAACGTGATCTGGGTTACGCGGGGCTCAAGGATGCCCGCGCCCTCACGCGCCAATGGATTTCCCTACCCGGGGTGCGCCGCGAGCAGCTTGGCGAACTCGATCTGCCTGGCGTGCGGATCCTCGAAGCTGACTATCACCGCAACAAGCTGCGCCTCGGTCATCTTGCCGGCAACCAGTTCCGCATCCGCATTCGCGGGGCAAACACCAACACCCTGGAAACCACCCGCGACGTTCTCCACGTCCTCGCGCAGGTGGGCGTCCCCAACATCTTCGGCTCCCAGCGCTATGGCGTGCTCAACAACAGCCATCTCATCGGGCGCGCCCTGGTGGCCGGCGACTTCAACGAAGCGGCCCGGCAGATCCTCGGCGACCCGGCTGCTATTCAGGATCCCCGCTGGCGGCAGGCAGCCCAATCCTTTCGCGACGGCGATTTGAGGGCAGCCCAGGCAGCGCTACCCAGACACATGGCGGATGAACGACGCCTGGTGAATTCGCTAATGTCCGATAAGGATGTGCGCCGTGCTGTCCTGGCCTTTCCTCGACGTAAGCTGCGCCTGTATCTTTCCGCCTGCCAGTCCTGGCTATTTGATCGCCTCGTCGCCATGCGCTTATCGAGCCTTGACGTGCTCTGGCCCGGCGATCTGGCCTATATCCACGGCAAGGGCGCCTGCTTTCAGGTGGATGACCCGAACATCGAGCAACCGCGCGCCGACAAATTTGAAATCAGCCCCTCGGGACCGCTTTTCGGCACCAAAGTGCGCCTGGCGACCGCCCAGGCCGGCCTGCTCGAAGAAAGTCTGCTGGCCGAAGCCGGCTTAAACCTGGAATCCTTCCGCCTGCCCGCCGGCTTGACCATGGAGGGCGAACGGCGTCCGCTGCGGGTGCCTCTGCACCAGCCGGCGGCTCATCCGCTGGACGCTGACCTTGAAGTCACCTTTTCCCTGCCGCGCGGCAGCTACGCCACCAGCGTGATACGCGAGATCATCAAGGACGGCGGCTGCGTCGCCGAAGAACCTGGGCCGGGCGGCGCACAAAACGGCTAA